A DNA window from Chlamydia felis Fe/C-56 contains the following coding sequences:
- a CDS encoding AMP nucleosidase, which translates to MFKKKDTNILESKIAQDTLERYSGSTIEEFCPYLLLTNFSYYTHVFAEAYQVPIAKGSMFSSAHAPQVNTSILDFKLGSPGAALTVDLCSFLPNVKAAVMLGLCGGLRSHYQVGDYFVPIASIRGEGTSDAYFPPEVPALANFVVQKTITEILEEKKSIYHIGITHTTNIRFWEFNKEFRKKLYENKAQAIEMECATLFAVGYRRNLPMGALMIISDLPLRKDGIKTKESGNLVLKTYTQDHVSMGIEVISKLNTVMKNLPIKANKGLPHMELGEADDAMPKDFGFSDNDY; encoded by the coding sequence ATGTTCAAGAAAAAAGACACGAATATCCTTGAATCGAAAATAGCACAGGACACGCTAGAGCGTTATTCTGGATCGACTATCGAAGAGTTCTGCCCCTATCTTCTCTTAACAAATTTTTCTTATTACACACACGTATTTGCTGAAGCTTATCAGGTACCTATTGCTAAAGGATCAATGTTTTCTTCTGCACACGCCCCTCAGGTGAATACATCAATTTTAGATTTCAAGCTAGGATCTCCTGGAGCAGCTTTAACCGTAGATTTGTGTTCTTTCCTCCCTAATGTAAAAGCAGCTGTAATGCTAGGCTTATGTGGAGGGTTACGTTCCCACTATCAGGTAGGAGATTACTTTGTCCCTATAGCCAGTATTCGAGGGGAAGGAACTTCTGATGCATACTTCCCCCCTGAAGTCCCTGCTCTAGCCAATTTCGTAGTCCAAAAAACTATTACAGAAATATTAGAAGAGAAAAAGTCGATCTACCATATTGGGATTACGCACACCACGAACATCCGTTTTTGGGAATTCAATAAAGAATTTCGAAAGAAACTCTATGAAAATAAGGCTCAAGCCATAGAAATGGAATGCGCCACTTTATTCGCGGTCGGCTATAGAAGAAACCTTCCCATGGGAGCTTTAATGATCATTTCTGACCTGCCCTTAAGAAAGGATGGAATCAAGACCAAAGAAAGCGGAAACTTAGTCTTAAAAACATATACGCAAGATCACGTTTCTATGGGTATCGAGGTCATTTCGAAATTAAACACGGTGATGAAAAACCTGCCTATAAAAGCTAACAAAGGCTTGCCTCACATGGAGCTTGGCGAAGCCGATGACGCTATGCCTAAAGATTTCGGTTTTTCCGACAATGACTACTGA
- the efp gene encoding elongation factor P, with the protein MVRVSTSEFRVGLRVEIDGQPYLILQNDFVKPGKGQAFNRIKIKNFLTGRVIEKTFKSGESVETADVREQQMRFLYSDQEGATFMDDETFEQEVIFWDKIENIRQWLLEDTIYTLVLYNGNVIGVEPPIFMELTIAETAPGVRGDTASGRVLKPAVTNTGAKIMVPIFIEEGEVVKVDTRTGSYESRVSK; encoded by the coding sequence ATGGTTCGTGTAAGCACTAGTGAATTTCGTGTAGGATTAAGAGTAGAAATAGATGGTCAACCCTATTTGATTTTGCAAAATGACTTTGTAAAACCAGGAAAAGGCCAGGCTTTTAATAGGATTAAGATAAAGAATTTCCTAACAGGAAGAGTCATTGAAAAGACTTTTAAGTCTGGAGAGTCTGTGGAAACCGCAGATGTGCGGGAACAACAGATGCGTTTCCTTTATTCAGATCAAGAAGGTGCCACTTTCATGGACGATGAAACCTTCGAACAAGAAGTCATCTTCTGGGACAAAATAGAAAATATCCGTCAGTGGTTATTGGAAGATACTATCTATACATTAGTACTATACAATGGTAATGTCATAGGCGTAGAACCTCCAATTTTTATGGAGCTTACTATTGCTGAAACAGCACCTGGAGTACGTGGAGATACAGCTTCGGGAAGAGTGTTAAAACCCGCAGTAACGAATACTGGAGCAAAAATTATGGTTCCTATCTTCATTGAAGAAGGTGAAGTTGTTAAAGTCGATACACGTACAGGAAGTTACGAATCTCGAGTTTCTAAGTAG
- a CDS encoding metallophosphoesterase family protein — MYNKSLEAHRIIHISDVHFCVFPRNPLTCLNKRFKGALRQIFGGVTFQSSTIAERFPELATRLQADSICITGDFSLTALDAEFLLAQDFVNNLSQNASVYALPGNHDVYTQKALNQQTFYQYFPNVQLQNERISFNKLMDHWWLVLLDCSCLNGWFSANGMIQSSQTSVLENFILSLPPKENIIIANHYPLLPTKDPSHDLINHLLLQHVLKKYPNVRLYLHGHNHQAAVYNCKDHAPNMILNSGSVSLPSNARFHIIDLYPQGYHVYTAEITNLLNTKEPLEISIEANLESW, encoded by the coding sequence ATGTATAATAAATCTTTAGAGGCTCATCGTATTATTCATATCTCCGACGTGCATTTTTGCGTATTCCCTAGGAATCCGTTAACTTGTCTTAATAAAAGATTTAAAGGAGCATTACGCCAGATATTCGGCGGGGTTACCTTCCAATCTTCAACCATAGCAGAACGTTTTCCAGAATTAGCGACACGATTACAAGCTGATAGCATTTGTATTACTGGAGATTTTTCTCTTACAGCCTTGGATGCGGAATTCTTACTAGCTCAAGACTTTGTGAATAATCTATCACAAAATGCTTCTGTATATGCGCTTCCTGGAAATCATGACGTTTATACTCAAAAAGCTCTGAATCAGCAAACTTTCTATCAATACTTTCCCAATGTGCAATTGCAAAATGAACGAATCTCCTTTAACAAACTTATGGACCATTGGTGGTTGGTCTTGTTGGATTGCTCGTGCCTGAACGGATGGTTCTCAGCAAATGGCATGATACAATCGTCCCAAACCTCTGTATTGGAAAACTTTATTCTTAGTCTCCCGCCGAAAGAAAATATTATTATCGCCAATCATTACCCTCTTTTACCGACAAAAGACCCTTCTCACGATTTAATTAATCATCTGCTTTTACAACACGTTTTAAAAAAATATCCTAATGTCCGTTTATATCTTCATGGACATAATCATCAGGCTGCTGTTTACAACTGTAAAGATCACGCACCGAATATGATTTTAAACAGCGGTTCCGTCTCACTACCGTCTAATGCTCGCTTCCATATTATAGATCTGTATCCTCAAGGTTACCATGTCTATACTGCAGAAATCACAAATCTCTTGAACACAAAAGAACCTCTAGAAATCTCTATAGAAGCTAATCTAGAATCTTGGTAA
- the groEL3 gene encoding variant chaperonin GroEL3, with product MLDKENSLYDTDKKLFLGIDKVFHSIKDHYGPLASSQSCFENQGYLTLSRITLADPHENIGVDFAKAMAKNIYKKYLDGVTTGVILLYTLLKESYPFLDQGLSLYKLCFALRKMGEKLLVSLKKHSWPLKDSNKARGIIFSSLPDLTVATEMSEAFSAVGSEGFISLSQLGISNIQITQGLKIPRGYISPYFISQSTQRTIILSRPRIFVTDKKITSILSLLPLLKELQEHGEHLLIFCNGIDQDALSTFTVNKLEDLLQIVVVDLSSLSSLDPTFTEDITLFTGTNVFSQNFSPTAQLPDRTSLGSCASVEISEEETVIFRGNSVSDVLALKIHQIEEEIRTSSCQEARSALTKRKHRLQSSVAIVPIREENKFFYSLALSTLTSALDRGYIPGGGAGLFYASLNLRDEEELSEEEQAAIKILQMCCRAPLEQLISNIQLESSVVLDKLLSLSTPSLGMNVISRQIEDLIASGILDPLSKVEDIFSLALETGLNILSSKVIISDVNK from the coding sequence ATGTTAGACAAGGAAAATTCCCTCTACGATACGGATAAAAAGCTTTTCCTTGGGATAGACAAAGTCTTTCACTCTATTAAGGATCATTACGGACCCTTAGCCTCTTCGCAATCTTGTTTTGAAAATCAAGGGTATCTCACCCTATCTCGTATAACACTCGCAGATCCTCATGAAAATATTGGTGTAGATTTTGCCAAAGCTATGGCGAAAAACATCTATAAAAAATATCTTGATGGCGTCACTACTGGAGTGATTTTACTTTATACTCTTCTAAAAGAAAGTTACCCTTTTCTAGATCAAGGATTGTCTCTTTACAAATTGTGCTTTGCCTTAAGAAAAATGGGGGAAAAGCTCTTAGTCTCTTTGAAAAAGCATTCTTGGCCTTTAAAGGATAGCAATAAAGCCAGAGGAATTATTTTTTCTTCTCTTCCAGATCTTACTGTTGCCACAGAAATGTCCGAAGCATTTTCAGCAGTAGGTTCTGAGGGATTTATTTCGTTATCGCAACTGGGGATATCGAATATACAGATCACTCAGGGATTAAAAATTCCCCGAGGTTACATCTCTCCATATTTCATTTCTCAATCTACCCAGCGCACAATTATCCTTTCTCGACCACGCATTTTTGTTACCGATAAAAAAATTACTTCGATCCTGAGTTTACTTCCCTTATTAAAAGAGCTGCAAGAGCATGGAGAACATCTGCTTATTTTTTGCAACGGTATAGATCAAGACGCACTTTCTACATTTACTGTGAATAAGCTCGAAGATCTCTTGCAAATTGTCGTTGTGGATTTAAGCAGTCTCTCTTCTCTTGATCCCACTTTCACTGAAGATATTACTTTATTCACAGGGACGAACGTATTCTCTCAGAACTTCTCCCCGACGGCACAACTGCCTGATCGCACTTCTTTGGGCTCATGCGCCTCCGTAGAAATTTCTGAAGAAGAAACTGTAATCTTTCGTGGAAATAGCGTTTCTGACGTGTTAGCTTTAAAAATTCATCAAATTGAAGAAGAAATTCGTACGAGTTCGTGTCAGGAAGCAAGAAGTGCGTTAACAAAAAGAAAACACCGATTACAAAGTTCTGTAGCCATTGTTCCTATTCGCGAAGAAAATAAGTTCTTCTACTCTTTGGCTCTTTCTACATTAACATCCGCCTTAGACCGGGGCTATATTCCAGGAGGAGGCGCGGGTCTATTTTACGCTTCTTTAAATCTACGCGACGAAGAAGAACTTTCTGAAGAAGAACAGGCAGCTATAAAAATTTTACAAATGTGTTGCCGAGCGCCTTTGGAGCAATTAATCAGCAATATACAATTAGAAAGTAGCGTGGTTCTGGATAAATTACTCTCTCTATCCACTCCGAGTTTAGGGATGAACGTCATTTCACGACAAATAGAAGACCTTATTGCTTCAGGGATTTTAGATCCTCTATCTAAAGTAGAAGATATTTTCTCCCTCGCATTGGAGACTGGATTAAATATTCTTTCATCAAAAGTAATTATTAGCGATGTGAATAAATAA
- the murF gene encoding UDP-N-acetylmuramoyl-tripeptide--D-alanyl-D-alanine ligase, translated as MQSILLEDWVSLMLSDVKYPRSGRKISGVAIDSRQVRPGDLFFALSGQCTDGHHFLKQAAQAGAVAAVVSKDYCGDSFGLDLVVVQDTTEALKEAGENQGHLFQGTIVGITGSIGKTTTKTFAKTFLSSVYRVYASPKSYNSQLTVPLSLLMADGDEDFIILEMGVSEPGNMRDLLSIVEPEISVITNIADQHAINFPDQGVRGIAEEKSHILQTSRIQLLPKDSPWYSHFIKQSPSSEKFSFAFYNETADFYYKAIQKDSVIISTPEGDVDFAVSFPYKPAYSNLLISFSLAWLLDVPVDRIIHSCSDLQLPPMRFELSMRNGIQVINDAYNACPEAMIAALDAIPNPSEGGKVILILGHMAELGNYSEEGHAIVANKALSKANIIFFIGEKWLSSQHLLKSSSCEVSFYPSAQSVEEILKSVVQQGDIVLLKGSRALALESLLSCF; from the coding sequence ATGCAATCTATCTTGCTAGAAGATTGGGTGTCGTTAATGTTGTCCGATGTGAAATATCCGAGGTCTGGGAGAAAGATTTCTGGAGTTGCTATTGATAGTCGCCAAGTGCGGCCCGGAGATTTGTTCTTCGCTCTTTCTGGTCAATGTACAGACGGTCATCATTTTCTAAAACAAGCCGCACAAGCCGGAGCCGTGGCTGCAGTGGTCTCTAAAGACTACTGTGGAGATTCTTTTGGTTTGGATCTTGTCGTTGTTCAGGATACTACAGAAGCTTTGAAAGAGGCAGGAGAAAACCAAGGGCATCTATTTCAAGGCACTATTGTTGGCATTACTGGGTCTATAGGAAAGACAACAACAAAGACTTTTGCAAAAACATTCCTTTCTTCAGTGTATAGGGTATATGCTAGCCCGAAAAGCTATAATTCCCAACTTACTGTCCCTCTAAGTTTACTAATGGCAGATGGAGATGAGGATTTTATCATTTTAGAAATGGGAGTTTCTGAACCAGGAAATATGAGGGATTTACTTTCTATAGTAGAGCCCGAGATTTCTGTAATTACTAACATAGCCGATCAACACGCTATAAATTTCCCCGACCAAGGGGTGCGAGGCATCGCTGAAGAAAAGAGTCATATTTTACAAACCAGTCGTATACAGCTTCTCCCTAAAGATTCTCCTTGGTATTCTCACTTCATAAAACAGTCCCCATCTTCCGAAAAGTTTTCTTTTGCTTTTTACAATGAGACCGCTGACTTTTATTATAAAGCTATTCAAAAGGATAGTGTTATCATAAGTACTCCTGAAGGAGATGTAGATTTTGCAGTTTCATTCCCCTATAAGCCTGCCTACAGCAATTTATTAATTTCTTTTTCCTTGGCATGGCTTCTAGACGTGCCTGTAGATAGAATTATTCATTCTTGTAGTGATTTGCAACTCCCTCCCATGCGTTTTGAGCTAAGCATGCGCAATGGTATTCAAGTAATCAATGATGCTTATAATGCCTGCCCCGAAGCTATGATTGCTGCTCTAGATGCCATTCCTAATCCTTCAGAAGGGGGAAAGGTTATACTTATCCTAGGCCACATGGCAGAATTAGGAAATTATTCTGAGGAAGGTCATGCCATTGTCGCCAACAAAGCTTTGTCAAAAGCAAACATAATTTTCTTCATCGGAGAAAAGTGGTTGTCTAGTCAGCATCTGTTAAAAAGTTCTTCTTGTGAGGTGTCTTTCTATCCGTCTGCTCAGAGTGTTGAAGAAATCTTAAAGAGTGTCGTTCAGCAAGGAGATATTGTCTTGCTGAAGGGATCGAGAGCTTTGGCTTTAGAGTCTCTGTTGAGCTGTTTTTAA
- the mraY gene encoding phospho-N-acetylmuramoyl-pentapeptide-transferase, giving the protein MHSVFSYLNESLILFLVTVMGFAFLVGIFLGKPVIHWLKKQNYYDQVQKEHCAKLETLHKDKKYTPTAGGVLFFLVLLMSIFFLLPLRKPSTWLFVFSIVSWGSLGWYDDIVKKKRKKGHGITAKQKFIVQLLLSAVTVITVFFIDKENSLFCTLQVPFFRTIFLGSSILAKLFCFSLAMLAIIGTSNAVNLTDGLDGLATGITCMSSFGLLIVAIMSPTNPLAYDVSIVLATLVGISLAFLRYNCSPAQVFMGDTGSLLIGGILASCAVMLRAELFLIFLGGVFVAEAGSVILQVASCRLRKKRIFLCSPLHHHYEYKGIPETQVVARFWMAGLLCTVLGIVAALWR; this is encoded by the coding sequence ATGCATTCTGTGTTTTCTTATCTTAATGAATCTTTGATTCTTTTTCTGGTAACTGTAATGGGATTTGCTTTTCTCGTTGGAATTTTCTTGGGAAAACCCGTGATACACTGGCTGAAGAAACAAAATTACTATGATCAAGTGCAAAAGGAACACTGTGCAAAGCTAGAAACCCTTCATAAAGATAAGAAATATACGCCTACAGCTGGCGGCGTACTCTTTTTTCTCGTTTTACTGATGTCTATTTTCTTTTTACTACCTCTAAGGAAACCTTCCACATGGTTATTTGTATTCTCCATAGTTAGTTGGGGTTCCCTGGGGTGGTATGACGATATAGTGAAAAAGAAAAGAAAGAAAGGGCATGGAATAACCGCAAAGCAGAAATTTATTGTACAGTTGTTACTGTCAGCAGTTACTGTTATAACCGTGTTCTTTATAGATAAAGAGAACTCCTTGTTTTGCACTTTACAAGTTCCTTTTTTCAGAACCATTTTTTTGGGATCTTCTATTTTAGCAAAGCTTTTTTGTTTTTCTTTGGCAATGTTAGCAATTATAGGCACCAGCAATGCTGTCAATCTTACAGACGGTCTTGATGGCTTGGCTACAGGCATTACATGTATGAGTTCGTTCGGTTTGTTAATAGTTGCTATTATGAGTCCTACCAATCCTCTAGCTTATGATGTTTCTATAGTGTTGGCAACATTGGTAGGGATAAGCTTGGCTTTCCTAAGGTATAATTGTTCTCCTGCCCAAGTGTTCATGGGGGATACAGGTTCTTTGCTCATAGGAGGCATATTGGCCAGTTGTGCTGTTATGCTCCGTGCAGAATTGTTTCTGATTTTCTTAGGCGGAGTGTTCGTTGCAGAAGCAGGATCTGTAATCCTGCAAGTTGCTAGTTGCCGATTACGGAAAAAACGCATTTTTCTTTGTTCCCCACTGCATCATCATTATGAGTATAAAGGCATACCAGAAACTCAGGTTGTCGCACGTTTTTGGATGGCAGGATTACTTTGTACAGTTTTAGGAATAGTCGCAGCTTTGTGGAGATAG
- the murD gene encoding UDP-N-acetylmuramoyl-L-alanine--D-glutamate ligase: MNHQRVVVLGAGVTGKSAAEFLHKKGDFVIGIDGSWDALISCNFFHQRYLDKTENFPEDVDLFVRSPGIKTSHPLVIEAKRRDIPIVTDVQLAFQSPEFYQYPSLGITGSTGKTTTVLFLVHLLHSLGISAFAMGNIGFPILQAMYQKGVRVVEISSFQLTEQEQKIPVLSGAAILNISENHLDYHQTLHAYSEAKMNIAKCLQWPDSLWSGEGVSSGRSYLEYTEEIDSVLDKGGALKPLYLHDRNNYCAAYALAKEVTSVPLEAFLQAVQTFEKPPHRIEYLGEKDGVRYINDSKATTMSSVEKALMAVKENVIVIMGGRNKESNFTSLIPVLTQTVKHIVAMGECRKEIAQALSSSLPLTQARDLQEAVSIAQSIAQPGDVILLSPGCASFDQFRSFEERGDCFRQLVGDMEALKI, translated from the coding sequence GTGAATCATCAACGTGTCGTAGTTTTAGGTGCTGGTGTTACAGGAAAATCTGCAGCAGAGTTTCTTCATAAAAAAGGAGATTTTGTTATCGGAATTGATGGATCTTGGGATGCTCTTATCTCCTGTAACTTTTTCCACCAACGTTATCTAGACAAAACTGAAAACTTTCCTGAAGATGTCGATTTGTTCGTGCGTTCTCCGGGGATCAAAACCTCACACCCTCTTGTTATTGAAGCAAAACGTCGAGATATTCCTATTGTTACTGACGTACAGCTGGCTTTTCAATCTCCGGAATTTTATCAATATCCCTCTCTTGGAATCACAGGTTCCACAGGGAAAACAACAACGGTGCTGTTTTTAGTGCATTTACTGCACTCTTTAGGAATATCTGCTTTTGCTATGGGAAATATTGGTTTCCCTATACTTCAAGCAATGTATCAAAAAGGTGTTCGTGTTGTTGAAATCAGTTCGTTTCAATTAACTGAACAAGAACAAAAGATCCCCGTATTGTCTGGAGCTGCAATTTTAAATATTTCTGAGAATCATTTAGATTATCATCAAACTCTACATGCCTATAGTGAGGCAAAAATGAACATTGCCAAATGTTTGCAATGGCCTGATTCTTTATGGTCTGGAGAGGGAGTTTCTTCTGGAAGGTCTTACCTAGAATATACCGAAGAAATAGATTCGGTTTTAGATAAAGGGGGTGCATTAAAACCACTATACTTGCATGATAGGAATAATTATTGCGCAGCCTATGCTTTAGCTAAAGAAGTGACGAGCGTTCCTTTGGAGGCGTTTTTACAGGCAGTTCAAACTTTTGAAAAACCTCCCCATAGGATAGAATATCTGGGAGAAAAAGATGGCGTGCGTTATATCAATGATAGTAAGGCTACCACTATGAGCTCTGTCGAAAAAGCTCTAATGGCTGTAAAAGAAAACGTCATTGTTATTATGGGCGGGAGGAACAAAGAGAGTAATTTTACCTCTTTAATTCCAGTCCTTACTCAAACGGTAAAACATATTGTGGCTATGGGGGAGTGTCGGAAAGAGATTGCCCAAGCTTTATCTAGTAGTCTTCCTTTAACTCAAGCCCGAGATCTACAAGAGGCAGTAAGCATAGCCCAGAGTATAGCACAGCCGGGTGATGTCATTTTATTATCTCCTGGATGTGCAAGTTTTGACCAGTTTCGAAGCTTTGAGGAACGAGGGGATTGCTTTAGGCAATTGGTTGGAGATATGGAGGCGTTAAAGATATGA
- a CDS encoding lytic transglycosylase, protein MNRRDTIIIATLVNVVLVLVLFTTAKQADKKNADVLLPPLPTKLVEVVPPSVEKVQEKVEKVEKPVIESVPQRVSKEEMAAQFSENKPVVVKASPAPTIPQITAPVPVANPAPAEPKVQVAKETPKKEGYATVIVKKGDFLERIAKANHTTVAVLMQINDLSSTQLKIGQILRVPVSDKQEETKNPQVKVAKPEDFYTVQEGDSPWTIALRNHIRLEDLLKMNDLDEQKARKLRPGDQLRIR, encoded by the coding sequence ATGAACCGTAGAGATACGATTATAATCGCAACTTTAGTAAATGTTGTTTTGGTTCTGGTACTCTTTACCACAGCAAAACAGGCAGATAAGAAAAATGCGGATGTATTACTTCCTCCTTTGCCAACGAAGCTTGTTGAGGTTGTTCCCCCCTCAGTAGAAAAAGTACAAGAGAAAGTCGAAAAGGTTGAAAAACCTGTTATAGAATCTGTCCCTCAACGTGTTTCCAAAGAAGAAATGGCAGCGCAATTTTCAGAAAATAAACCCGTAGTTGTTAAGGCGTCTCCTGCCCCTACTATTCCTCAAATAACTGCTCCTGTTCCCGTTGCCAACCCTGCACCTGCTGAACCAAAAGTCCAAGTGGCTAAAGAAACTCCTAAAAAAGAAGGATACGCAACTGTTATCGTGAAAAAGGGAGATTTCTTAGAACGTATTGCTAAGGCAAATCATACGACCGTAGCTGTACTTATGCAGATCAATGACCTATCTTCCACTCAGTTAAAGATAGGGCAAATATTGAGAGTTCCCGTGTCTGATAAGCAAGAAGAAACTAAGAATCCTCAGGTGAAGGTTGCAAAGCCTGAAGATTTCTATACTGTCCAAGAAGGAGATAGCCCTTGGACTATAGCTTTGCGTAATCATATCCGTCTCGAAGATTTGTTGAAAATGAATGATCTTGACGAACAAAAAGCGCGTAAACTAAGACCAGGAGATCAGTTACGTATTCGGTAG
- the ftsW gene encoding putative lipid II flippase FtsW, which translates to MKWFIVSCLLGIFSLGLVMVFDTSSAEILDRSLSCSTHKALIRQVTYLLLGLGLSSLVYMTGWRDFLKMSPALLLIAGCALIAVLLPGIGVCRNGAKRWLGIGQLTLQPSEFVKYLVPCVAIEYLVFRPQYREKFKLFLKLTSTLFLPILLIAIEPDNGSAAVIAFSLIPVFIVTAVRLRYWLLPLLCILVIGGALAYRMPYVRHRLNVYLHPELDIKGRGHQPYQAKIAAGSGGLFGKGPGASLQKLTYLPEAQNDYIAAIYAEEFGFAGMLLLILLYMYFVYAGYVVAIRSSSLEGASLAIAITVIIGMQAFMNLGVVSGLLPSKGVNLPFFSQGGSSLIANMCGVTLLLRVCDEENQQNRFGCRGIGRTHCSCSSNKRDIL; encoded by the coding sequence ATGAAGTGGTTTATTGTTTCATGTTTACTAGGGATCTTTTCTCTGGGTCTAGTTATGGTTTTCGATACTTCCTCTGCAGAAATTCTTGATCGCTCGCTTTCCTGCAGTACACATAAGGCTTTAATTCGTCAAGTTACCTACCTGTTGTTGGGACTAGGGCTTTCTTCTTTAGTGTATATGACAGGATGGAGGGATTTCTTAAAAATGAGCCCCGCATTATTGCTCATAGCCGGGTGCGCTCTTATTGCTGTTTTGCTCCCTGGAATAGGCGTATGCAGAAACGGAGCAAAACGTTGGCTAGGTATAGGACAACTCACTTTGCAGCCCTCAGAATTTGTAAAGTATCTGGTTCCTTGCGTAGCTATAGAATATCTCGTATTTCGCCCCCAATATCGTGAAAAGTTTAAACTCTTCCTTAAACTTACCTCTACGTTATTTCTTCCTATCTTATTAATTGCCATAGAACCTGACAATGGGTCTGCAGCTGTAATAGCTTTTTCATTAATCCCTGTATTTATCGTGACAGCTGTGCGTCTGCGTTATTGGTTGCTGCCGCTTCTATGTATTCTTGTTATTGGAGGCGCTCTTGCTTATAGGATGCCTTACGTACGTCATCGATTGAATGTGTATCTCCATCCAGAACTAGACATCAAGGGGCGAGGACATCAGCCATATCAGGCAAAAATTGCTGCCGGATCCGGAGGGTTATTCGGTAAGGGACCTGGAGCGAGTCTGCAAAAGCTTACCTATTTGCCAGAAGCACAAAATGATTATATCGCGGCAATATATGCTGAGGAATTTGGCTTCGCTGGTATGCTACTTTTGATCTTGTTGTATATGTATTTTGTTTATGCAGGATATGTAGTAGCTATTCGTTCCTCTTCTTTGGAAGGAGCTTCATTGGCCATAGCCATTACGGTAATTATTGGAATGCAAGCTTTTATGAATTTAGGAGTTGTGTCTGGATTATTACCCAGTAAGGGGGTGAATCTTCCTTTTTTCAGTCAAGGAGGGTCCTCTTTGATTGCTAATATGTGTGGAGTTACATTGTTGTTAAGGGTTTGTGATGAAGAAAATCAACAAAATCGCTTTGGCTGTCGGGGGATCGGGAGGACACATTGTTCCTGCTCTAGCAACAAGAGAGACATTTTGTAA
- the murG gene encoding undecaprenyldiphospho-muramoylpentapeptide beta-N-acetylglucosaminyltransferase has protein sequence MMKKINKIALAVGGSGGHIVPALATRETFCKEGIDVLLLGKGLDNYPNLCEQDIPYREIPSGSLSISRPIAAIRNTRSLYIGYKKAKKELIAFGPDVVIGFGSYHSLPVLMAALKKKIPIFLHEQNLVPGKVNKLFSRFAKGVGVSFSPVTKQFSCPAQEVFLPKRVWASSNSSKELSSSYSPIICVVGGSQGAKTLNDNVPPALVKVAKDYPNMYVHHIAGPKGEVASIQYVYSRGGVSFCVKHFEHDMLNILLSSDLVISRAGATILDELLWAQTPSILIPYPGAYGHQEENAKFLVYTIGGGSMILEKQLSNEVLTKNILLALDSKTIKNRREALRAYYQNKSSKSFYQFICECL, from the coding sequence GTGATGAAGAAAATCAACAAAATCGCTTTGGCTGTCGGGGGATCGGGAGGACACATTGTTCCTGCTCTAGCAACAAGAGAGACATTTTGTAAAGAAGGTATTGATGTTCTTCTTTTGGGCAAAGGACTAGATAACTATCCAAATCTTTGTGAGCAGGATATCCCTTATAGAGAAATTCCCTCGGGATCGCTATCAATTTCCCGACCTATAGCAGCTATTCGTAACACGCGTTCCCTATACATAGGATACAAAAAAGCTAAAAAAGAACTTATTGCTTTTGGTCCCGATGTGGTCATTGGGTTTGGGAGCTATCATTCCCTCCCTGTGTTGATGGCTGCGTTAAAGAAGAAAATTCCTATATTTTTACATGAACAAAATCTTGTTCCTGGCAAGGTAAATAAGCTGTTTTCACGTTTTGCAAAAGGGGTTGGGGTTTCTTTTTCCCCAGTAACTAAGCAATTTTCTTGCCCTGCTCAAGAGGTTTTCCTACCGAAAAGGGTTTGGGCTTCTTCTAATTCTTCCAAAGAACTTTCTTCTTCTTATTCTCCTATAATTTGTGTGGTAGGAGGTTCTCAAGGAGCAAAAACATTGAATGATAACGTCCCCCCAGCTCTTGTAAAGGTAGCTAAGGATTACCCAAATATGTATGTTCACCATATTGCAGGGCCAAAAGGTGAAGTTGCCTCTATACAATATGTCTACAGTCGTGGGGGGGTGTCTTTTTGTGTAAAACATTTTGAACATGATATGCTGAATATTTTGCTTTCTTCGGATCTTGTAATTAGTCGTGCCGGAGCTACGATTTTAGATGAGTTACTATGGGCGCAAACTCCTTCCATACTTATTCCATATCCAGGAGCTTATGGACATCAGGAAGAAAATGCCAAGTTCCTTGTCTATACTATAGGAGGGGGATCAATGATCCTAGAAAAACAACTTTCCAACGAGGTTTTAACTAAAAATATTTTGCTTGCTCTAGATTCTAAAACTATTAAAAATAGGCGAGAAGCCTTGCGAGCTTATTATCAAAACAAATCCTCAAAGTCTTTTTATCAATTTATATGTGAATGTTTATAG